A window of the Cystobacter fuscus genome harbors these coding sequences:
- a CDS encoding MvdC/MvdD family ATP grasp protein yields MPTARDTVLLITHSGDYFTVDRVAQEVSRRGLRPLRINTDGFPSQWELSSMLGPAHEDVVLHTEAGEVRSAEVRSVWLRRRVPPRLDETLEPAWRESCVRESSAALTGALDGLRGAGCRFINPLGADETAGNKLLQLRLARAHGLEIPRTLVTNDAERVRSWFDEVGGRVVAKMLTPLTQSMGGGQPFVYTTAIGPEHLEELDGLRHSPMVFQERIDKSHELRVVVVGEHCFVGAIDASRSVEGQVDWRRSRPDECSWAQGQLPEEVARRLVRLVAELGLVYGAADFIVTPDGRYVFLEVNPGGEWGMLERDLGLPIAAALAEALASEGSGASQPL; encoded by the coding sequence ATGCCCACCGCTCGCGACACCGTCCTGCTCATCACCCATAGCGGCGACTACTTCACCGTGGATCGCGTCGCGCAGGAGGTGTCGCGGCGGGGGCTGCGTCCCCTTCGCATCAATACGGATGGCTTCCCGTCCCAGTGGGAGCTGTCCTCGATGCTGGGGCCAGCGCATGAGGACGTGGTGCTGCACACGGAGGCGGGCGAGGTGCGGAGCGCCGAGGTGCGCTCGGTGTGGTTGCGCCGGCGCGTCCCTCCCCGGCTCGACGAGACGCTGGAGCCCGCGTGGCGCGAGAGCTGTGTCCGGGAGTCGAGCGCGGCCCTCACGGGGGCCCTCGACGGACTGAGGGGGGCGGGCTGCCGCTTCATCAATCCCCTTGGCGCGGACGAGACGGCGGGCAACAAGCTGCTCCAACTCCGGCTCGCCCGGGCGCACGGGCTCGAGATTCCACGCACCCTGGTGACCAACGACGCGGAGCGGGTGCGCTCCTGGTTCGACGAAGTGGGCGGCCGGGTGGTGGCCAAGATGCTGACGCCGCTGACCCAGTCCATGGGGGGCGGACAGCCCTTCGTGTACACGACCGCCATCGGTCCCGAGCACCTGGAGGAGCTCGACGGCTTGCGCCACAGCCCCATGGTATTCCAGGAGCGTATCGACAAGTCCCACGAGCTGCGTGTCGTCGTGGTGGGCGAGCACTGCTTCGTGGGGGCCATCGACGCCTCGCGCTCGGTGGAGGGCCAGGTGGATTGGCGGCGCTCCCGCCCGGACGAGTGCTCCTGGGCCCAGGGCCAGTTGCCCGAGGAGGTCGCCCGGCGCCTGGTACGCCTGGTGGCGGAGCTGGGGCTGGTGTACGGGGCCGCGGATTTCATCGTCACACCCGATGGCCGCTACGTCTTCCTCGAGGTGAACCCCGGCGGGGAGTGGGGAATGCTCGAGCGGGATCTCGGCCTTCCCATCGCCGCGGCCCTCGCCGAAGCGCTCGCTTCCGAGGGGAGTGGCGCCTCGCAGCCGTTGTAA
- a CDS encoding SGNH/GDSL hydrolase family protein: MNSVIGAWKKTLAWVRSRAWIALALLAGCRGVPVQVSPQSPGLRFSGRVDWRDPSGPRIAWGGSSLTVRFTGTSLGIRLLDLPKYEEAAPNRFRFSVDGAPFRDLYIGEGPILYRIAEGLPRGEHVLRLEKETEPAVGETQLLGLELDPGARLLPAPPASPRRIEFIGDSGLTGFGIEGKNAQCSFNAETQRASLTWGALAAQALGAEASFVAFSGKGVAVNYGNDPTPPLPQLYTRTLPHREDAPWDFSWVPDAVVIQLGANDFWKEHPGEQRFRDAYHALVADIRHHYPQAHIVCVLGSGVSDTHPKDVQARTRVRELLSGLVDSLHQQGDTRVHFAEVPANREDEGLGCLWHPSRKTHQRTAEQMTPLLREWLGW; the protein is encoded by the coding sequence ATGAATTCCGTCATCGGCGCGTGGAAGAAGACCCTGGCCTGGGTCCGCTCCCGCGCGTGGATCGCCCTCGCCCTGCTCGCCGGCTGCCGCGGCGTCCCCGTCCAGGTGTCTCCCCAGTCTCCCGGGCTGCGCTTCAGTGGCCGCGTGGACTGGAGGGATCCCTCCGGCCCCCGCATCGCCTGGGGGGGCTCGTCCCTGACCGTGCGCTTCACCGGCACCTCGCTCGGCATCCGCCTGTTGGATCTGCCCAAGTACGAGGAGGCCGCCCCCAACCGCTTCCGCTTCAGCGTGGACGGCGCCCCCTTCCGCGACCTCTATATCGGCGAGGGCCCCATCCTCTACCGGATCGCCGAGGGACTGCCCCGGGGCGAGCACGTGCTGCGGCTGGAGAAGGAGACCGAGCCCGCCGTCGGGGAGACGCAACTGCTCGGACTCGAGCTGGACCCGGGCGCCCGGCTGCTCCCCGCGCCCCCCGCGTCCCCGCGCCGCATCGAGTTCATCGGGGACTCGGGCCTCACCGGCTTCGGCATCGAGGGCAAGAACGCCCAGTGCAGCTTCAACGCGGAGACCCAGCGCGCCTCGCTCACCTGGGGAGCCCTCGCCGCCCAGGCGCTCGGCGCCGAGGCCTCCTTCGTCGCCTTCTCCGGCAAGGGCGTGGCCGTCAACTACGGCAACGATCCCACGCCCCCCCTGCCCCAGCTCTACACGCGCACCCTGCCCCACCGCGAGGATGCCCCCTGGGACTTCTCCTGGGTCCCCGACGCGGTCGTCATCCAGCTCGGCGCCAACGACTTCTGGAAGGAGCACCCGGGCGAGCAGCGCTTCCGCGACGCCTACCACGCCCTCGTGGCGGACATCCGCCACCACTACCCCCAGGCCCACATCGTCTGCGTGCTCGGCTCCGGCGTCAGCGACACCCATCCCAAGGACGTCCAGGCGCGCACCCGCGTGCGCGAGCTGCTCTCCGGACTCGTGGACTCCCTGCACCAACAGGGGGACACCCGCGTGCACTTCGCCGAGGTGCCCGCCAACCGCGAGGACGAGGGGCTCGGCTGCCTGTGGCACCCCAGCCGCAAGACGCACCAGCGCACGGCCGAGCAGATGACGCCCCTGTTGCGCGAGTGGCTCGGCTGGTAG
- a CDS encoding AAA family ATPase has product MVTRKSEDNERLIDRDLTALAREGRLTAAHGMDGAVTEVLGLLARGGKHPLLSGETGVGKSALVQEVARRIIEGRVDAELASARMVEVSVANILARSTQRQAAETFEELLEWLQRHPCPIVYIRDLPAVIGGPLAPVAFRALRTGTPRFIFETEPKRVQELLRADESFAERLHLVPLHEPPTERARWILHRVAEEQERELRLPIDPAACDLALRLASKFLLAQRLPRKAIELLKETAAEAAGSAKDRVGPEDILTRFCATTRLPRFVVDDAMALDLDETERFFGERLLGQTDAVQAVLRSVALLKAGLNDPRRPLGVFLFAGPTGVGKTQLAKLLAEYLFGSPDRLVRLNMADFPNDGDESVPFGAAWAPAIETKRGELTALLEGKVFTVLLLDEFEKAARSVHDRFLQLFDEGTFVNGAGETISCNNTVIVATSNVGSEVYREPSIGFVGSRRAEELIVEVDRRIADAFRPEFLNRFDAICHFQPLSKVEIRKIAQREVGRVLEREGIRARGLDVEVTPGVVDLLVERGYSPQFGARYLQREIEKTLTAALAVEIARKPLRPGTPVRVETRPGNKVVAVAEVTPQPREETARLALPTEKSVSAVKRRLDKKSLLAEMDRLVGRARALAVSANRPRLEERRAELLAATQAPNLWDEPQRAASTLRAFRSVEAQLNELDRLEERSTFARRLVREAKGEAQLTSAAKQVEEVAREVQMAEVLGTSGDMDQGDEALVDICASETSEGQAAWVQELASMYLGWAERRGYEALAVAEAEEPFRVVVRVMGPGAYGYLSGEAGLHRRIEEEKRQRAYVRVHRGGPAQELEQLDVDGREVRRHEGTFVNRVKTEVTVRDETSGRVMTLAGAGELEEMKDIASRVVRGQGGSGTADEARRYHLGRGARVEDPRTGAGTPRVKDVLRGELDLFIAAWISRPPLGGPTPTS; this is encoded by the coding sequence ATGGTCACCCGAAAGAGCGAGGACAACGAGCGGCTCATCGACCGCGATCTGACGGCCCTGGCGCGCGAGGGACGGCTCACGGCCGCGCACGGCATGGACGGCGCGGTGACGGAGGTGCTCGGCCTGCTGGCGCGCGGCGGCAAACACCCGCTGCTGTCCGGCGAGACTGGCGTGGGCAAGTCCGCCCTGGTCCAGGAAGTCGCGCGCCGCATCATCGAGGGCCGCGTGGACGCGGAGCTCGCCTCGGCGCGCATGGTGGAGGTGTCCGTCGCCAACATCCTGGCGCGCAGCACCCAGCGCCAGGCGGCCGAGACGTTCGAGGAGCTGCTCGAGTGGCTCCAGCGCCACCCCTGCCCCATCGTCTACATCCGGGATCTGCCCGCGGTCATCGGCGGCCCGCTCGCGCCCGTGGCCTTCCGCGCCCTGCGCACCGGCACCCCGCGCTTCATCTTCGAGACCGAGCCCAAGCGCGTCCAGGAGCTGCTGCGCGCCGACGAGTCCTTCGCCGAGCGGCTGCACCTGGTGCCCCTGCACGAGCCGCCCACCGAGCGCGCCCGGTGGATCCTCCACCGCGTCGCCGAGGAGCAGGAGCGCGAGCTGCGCCTGCCCATCGATCCGGCGGCGTGCGACCTGGCGCTGCGGCTGGCCTCCAAGTTCCTCCTCGCCCAGCGGCTGCCGCGCAAGGCCATCGAGCTGCTCAAGGAGACGGCCGCCGAGGCCGCGGGCAGCGCCAAGGATCGCGTGGGCCCCGAGGACATCCTCACCCGCTTCTGCGCCACCACGCGCCTGCCCCGCTTCGTCGTGGACGACGCGATGGCGTTGGATCTCGACGAAACGGAGCGCTTCTTCGGCGAGCGGCTGCTCGGGCAGACCGACGCGGTGCAGGCCGTGCTGCGCTCGGTGGCCCTGCTCAAGGCGGGCCTGAACGACCCGCGCCGACCCCTGGGCGTGTTCCTCTTCGCCGGCCCCACGGGCGTGGGCAAGACGCAGCTCGCCAAGCTGCTCGCCGAGTACCTCTTCGGCTCGCCCGACCGGCTCGTGCGGCTGAACATGGCGGACTTCCCCAACGACGGCGACGAGAGCGTCCCCTTCGGCGCCGCCTGGGCCCCCGCCATCGAGACCAAGCGCGGAGAGCTGACGGCCCTGCTCGAGGGCAAGGTGTTCACCGTGCTCCTGCTCGACGAGTTCGAGAAGGCCGCGCGCAGCGTGCACGACCGCTTCCTCCAGCTCTTCGACGAGGGCACCTTCGTCAACGGCGCGGGGGAAACCATCTCCTGTAACAACACCGTCATCGTCGCCACGTCCAACGTGGGCTCCGAGGTGTACCGCGAGCCGTCCATCGGCTTCGTGGGCTCGCGCCGCGCCGAGGAGCTCATCGTCGAGGTGGACCGGAGGATCGCCGACGCCTTCCGTCCCGAGTTCCTCAACCGCTTCGACGCCATCTGCCACTTCCAGCCGCTCAGCAAGGTGGAGATCCGGAAGATCGCCCAGCGAGAGGTGGGCCGGGTGCTGGAGCGCGAGGGCATCCGGGCGCGCGGCCTGGACGTGGAGGTGACGCCCGGGGTGGTGGACCTGCTCGTGGAGCGGGGCTACTCGCCGCAGTTCGGCGCGCGCTACCTGCAGCGGGAAATCGAGAAGACGCTCACCGCGGCGCTCGCGGTGGAGATCGCCCGCAAGCCCCTGCGGCCGGGCACGCCCGTGCGGGTGGAGACGCGGCCGGGCAACAAGGTGGTGGCGGTGGCCGAGGTGACACCGCAACCCCGCGAGGAGACGGCCCGGCTCGCGCTGCCCACGGAGAAGTCGGTGTCCGCGGTGAAGCGGCGGCTGGACAAGAAGTCCCTGCTCGCCGAGATGGACCGGCTGGTGGGACGGGCGCGCGCGCTCGCCGTCTCGGCCAACCGGCCCCGGCTGGAGGAGCGGCGCGCGGAGCTGCTCGCGGCCACCCAGGCGCCCAACCTCTGGGACGAGCCCCAGCGCGCGGCGTCGACGCTCCGGGCCTTCCGCTCGGTGGAGGCGCAGCTCAACGAGTTGGATCGGCTGGAGGAGCGCTCCACGTTCGCGCGGCGGCTCGTGCGCGAGGCCAAGGGCGAGGCCCAGCTCACCTCGGCGGCCAAGCAGGTGGAGGAGGTCGCGCGCGAGGTGCAGATGGCCGAGGTGCTGGGCACCTCCGGGGACATGGACCAGGGAGACGAGGCCCTGGTGGACATCTGCGCGAGCGAGACGAGCGAGGGGCAGGCGGCGTGGGTGCAGGAGCTGGCGTCCATGTACCTGGGCTGGGCGGAGCGGCGCGGCTACGAGGCACTCGCGGTGGCGGAGGCGGAGGAGCCCTTCCGGGTGGTGGTGCGCGTCATGGGCCCCGGCGCCTACGGCTACCTGTCGGGCGAGGCGGGCCTGCACCGGCGCATCGAGGAAGAGAAGCGGCAGCGCGCCTACGTGCGGGTGCACCGGGGCGGACCCGCGCAGGAGCTCGAGCAGCTCGACGTGGACGGCCGCGAGGTGCGGCGGCACGAGGGCACCTTCGTCAACCGGGTGAAGACGGAGGTGACGGTGCGCGACGAGACGAGCGGCCGGGTGATGACGCTCGCGGGCGCGGGCGAGCTGGAGGAGATGAAGGACATCGCCTCGCGGGTGGTACGGGGCCAGGGCGGCAGCGGCACCGCGGACGAGGCCCGGCGCTATCACCTGGGCCGCGGCGCCCGCGTCGAGGATCCCCGCACGGGCGCCGGCACTCCCCGGGTGAAGGACGTGCTGCGCGGCGAGCTGGATCTCTTCATCGCCGCGTGGATTTCCCGTCCGCCCCTCGGGGGCCCCACCCCCACGAGTTGA
- a CDS encoding microviridin/marinostatin family tricyclic proteinase inhibitor encodes MKKDTTKKPFFAKLLEEQELEQVTGGVANKTLKYPSDGDEAAALSRSADDSTAKYPSDSDESGSTI; translated from the coding sequence ATGAAGAAGGACACGACCAAGAAGCCGTTCTTCGCGAAGCTGCTCGAGGAGCAGGAGCTGGAGCAGGTCACGGGCGGCGTTGCCAACAAGACCCTGAAGTACCCCTCGGACGGTGACGAGGCCGCGGCGCTGTCCAGGTCGGCTGACGACAGCACCGCGAAGTACCCCTCGGACAGCGACGAGAGCGGCTCGACGATCTGA
- a CDS encoding MvdC/MvdD family ATP grasp protein, whose amino-acid sequence MSILIVTHSKDNDAPLSVARALESRGERVYRFDTDLFPTQLQLSLDERGAGRLSGPTGELSLEDVSAVWYRRNSTGSTIPQDLDAQLRRPSVEESRRLVFGMMSALGVFQLDALEVIRRAEHKPLQLKLARALGMEVPRTLMTNDPVAVRAFAAQCPGGVVTKMMASFAVYDEQGREQVVFTTPLTSEQLEDLEGLDLCPMTFQERLTKAVELRVTVVGERVMAAAIDSQALPRAREDWRREGAALVEAWRPYTLPEPLHAQVLRLMDALGLNYGAFDFIVTPEGRHVFLEVNPSGEFMWLMKHPGLPVDEALADVLCGRAARRLAPKPLAGA is encoded by the coding sequence ATGAGCATCCTCATCGTGACGCATTCCAAGGACAACGATGCGCCCCTGTCCGTGGCGCGCGCCCTCGAGTCCCGGGGCGAGCGGGTCTACCGCTTCGACACCGACCTGTTTCCCACCCAGCTCCAGCTCTCGCTGGATGAGCGCGGGGCGGGGCGGCTGTCCGGGCCCACGGGAGAGCTGTCCCTGGAGGACGTGTCGGCGGTCTGGTACCGCCGCAACTCGACGGGCAGCACCATTCCCCAGGACCTGGATGCCCAGCTGCGCCGCCCGTCGGTGGAGGAGAGCCGGCGCCTGGTGTTCGGCATGATGAGCGCGCTGGGGGTGTTCCAGCTCGACGCGCTCGAGGTCATCCGGCGCGCGGAGCACAAGCCGCTGCAGCTCAAGCTGGCGAGGGCGCTCGGGATGGAGGTTCCCCGGACGCTGATGACCAATGATCCAGTGGCGGTGCGGGCCTTCGCCGCGCAGTGCCCCGGCGGCGTGGTGACGAAGATGATGGCGTCGTTCGCCGTCTATGACGAGCAGGGCCGGGAGCAGGTGGTCTTCACCACGCCCCTCACCTCGGAGCAGCTCGAGGACCTGGAGGGGCTGGACCTGTGTCCGATGACCTTCCAGGAGCGGCTGACCAAGGCGGTGGAGCTGCGGGTCACGGTGGTGGGTGAGCGGGTGATGGCGGCGGCCATCGACTCGCAGGCGCTGCCGAGGGCGCGCGAGGACTGGCGGCGCGAGGGCGCGGCGCTCGTGGAGGCCTGGCGGCCCTACACGTTGCCCGAGCCGCTCCACGCCCAGGTGCTGCGGTTGATGGATGCGCTGGGGCTCAACTATGGCGCGTTCGACTTCATCGTCACGCCCGAGGGCCGGCACGTCTTCCTGGAGGTGAATCCCTCGGGGGAGTTCATGTGGTTGATGAAGCACCCGGGACTGCCCGTCGACGAGGCGCTCGCGGACGTGCTCTGTGGACGCGCGGCGCGCAGGCTCGCGCCGAAGCCACTGGCCGGGGCGTGA
- a CDS encoding microviridin/marinostatin family tricyclic proteinase inhibitor, producing MKKDTTKKPFFAKLLEEQELEQVTGGAVKQTQKYPSDGDEALAIKPPPDQTQKYPSDGDEDGTTI from the coding sequence ATGAAGAAGGACACGACCAAGAAGCCGTTCTTCGCGAAGTTGCTCGAGGAGCAGGAGCTGGAGCAGGTCACGGGTGGCGCCGTGAAGCAGACCCAGAAGTACCCCTCGGATGGTGACGAGGCGCTGGCGATCAAGCCGCCCCCCGACCAGACCCAGAAGTACCCCTCGGACGGTGACGAGGACGGCACGACGATCTGA